The Styela clava chromosome 2, kaStyClav1.hap1.2, whole genome shotgun sequence genome contains a region encoding:
- the LOC120336802 gene encoding uncharacterized protein LOC120336802 — protein MQLSFSIDVILGNTTSTTQNKQQSENATLPVQDISNKGGFTCSTPKKEECMSPRSYTIEWKPPTCEKSPECNKMNLHSKVNQEKKILSDKTKSLLQSPPNAHVVPSKDADHCQVEDDFVSKMHSLKAIQKNLFASRYLPYPSEILKHHRVHHHPHHYPYQLPYLHDANLLHSPAITHGILPSPYHCAPKILEGQYPKTSENQMSQRMYTHPSTPGQKISSSESDSEDRRQIKITATSDSDHSTSPMCSPNDRDLSSQENHSDTENKSKSENCLTKVEGKCQGKSKRVGRRLFTGFQILELEKTFALKPYLSRMERAYISQKVNLTECQIKTWFQNRRTKEKRRGNGSEEDEVVKKCGFSIARYSNKPVHIPGYGIQLAPTYGPPDQHLRTAIFDYFKRRTSTDMMAASR, from the exons ATGCAGTTGAGCTTTTCAATCGATGTTATACTCGGTAACACAACGAGCACAACTCAAAATAAGCAGCAGTCTGAGAATGCAACTCTGCCGGTACAGGATATATCAAACAAAGGGGGATTTACTTGCTCCACGCCTAAAAAGGAAGAATGTATGAGTCCGCGTTCCTACACAATCGAATGGAAACCGCCAACATGTGAGAAATCTCCTGAGTGCAACAAAATGAATCTTCACTCCAAAGTAAAtcaagaaaagaaaattttatcggataaaacaaaatctttgcTCCAGTCACCACCGAATGCTCACGTCGTACCTTCAAAAGATGCCGATCATTGTCAAGTGGAAGATGATTTTGTATCTAAGATGCACAGTCTCAAAGCGATACAGAAAAACCTATTTGCATCCCGATATTTGCCTTATCCATCGGAGATATTAAAGCATCATCGGGTCCATCATCACCCACATCATTACCCATACCAACTACCATATCTTCACGATGCTAATCTATTGCATTCTCCAGCAATAACTCATGGAATATTACCTTCTCCGTATCATTGTGCGCCCAAGATTTTGGAAGGCCAGTATCCCAAAACAAGTGAAAACCAAATGTCCCAGAGAATGTACACCCATCCATCAACTCCAGGACAAAAAATTTCTTCCTCAGAATCAGACAGTGAAGACAGACGCCAAATAAAGATCACTGCAACTTCTGATTCTG ATCATTCGACGTCACCTATGTGCTCCCCAAACGACAGAGACCTATCAAGTCAGGAAAATCATTCGGATAcagaaaacaaatcaaaatctgAAAACTGTTTGACTAAAGTCGAAGGAAAATGCCAAGGGAAATCCAAGCGTGTTGGACGTCGACTTTTCACTGGATTTCAAATTTTGGAGTTGGAAAAAACATTCGCCCTAAAACCTTATCTTAGTCGGATGGAAAGAGCATATATTTCTCAAAAAGTG AATCTCACGGAGTGCCAAATCAAAACATGGTTCCAAAACAGAAGAACAAAAGAGAAACGACGTGGAAATGGTTCTGAAGAAGACGAAGTTGTGAAAAAATGTGGATTCTCAATTGCAAGATATTCCAACAAGCCTGTCCATATTCCTGGTTATGGAATCCAACTTGCTCCAACGTACGGGCCACCCGATCAGCATCTTAGGACTGCTATATTCGATTATTTTAAACGCAGAACGTCAACAG